One genomic region from Motacilla alba alba isolate MOTALB_02 chromosome 5, Motacilla_alba_V1.0_pri, whole genome shotgun sequence encodes:
- the LOC119701422 gene encoding translation initiation factor IF-2-like, whose amino-acid sequence MGEPTPWHAGAPHLAGREGRRASRLRGAGPRRRGGRTVMSEEQVSRCHTHSGVAESTMCVSQWLTCSWRVTGGRRGPSAAQATLASAKDGAREGGAAPCPGSAARGAAAPRSHPRDRLARAAAGPAAPRSSGTGESLPARPPLTCAPAAAAAANFSLCPGPAHAARRGPLTPPPRAAPANRDAARPPAGSAPAPLQPMAKPPPPADGRGGAGPAGFQSPRRCQSHDVCSDGEVRSRMAGERHGLPSVPASVRCQRRCAAPMDSGRNPNGGTCPQSYPWRLASPA is encoded by the exons ATGGGGGAGCCGACTCCTTGGCACGCCGGAGCCCCTCACCTGGCTGGCCGAGAGGGCAGGAGGGCGTCGAGGCTTCGAGGCGCGGGTCCGCGGAGGCGAGGCGGCCGCACAGTGATGTCCGAGGAGCAGGTTAGCCGCTGTCACACGCACAGTGGAGTCGCCGAGAGCACAATGTGCGTTAGTCAGTGGCTCACCTGCTCCTGGAGGGTGacgggggggcggcggggcccgtCTGCAGCACAGGCGACGCTGGCCAGCGCGAAGGATGGGGCGCGGGAGGGGGGAGCCGCGCCGTGCCCGGGCTCCGCGGCGCGTGGAGCTGCAGCTCCGCGCTCCCACCCCCGGGACAGGCTGGCCCgtgcggccgcggggccggcggcgcccCGCAGTTCCGGAACGGGGGAATCCCTcccggcgcggccgccgctcacctgcgctcccgccgccgccgccgccgccaacTTCTCGctctgccccggcccggcccacGCCGCGCGCCGCGGCCCCCTCACCCCGCCCCCCCGCGCCGCTCCAGCCAATAGAGACGCCgcgcgcccgcccgccggctccgcccccgcgccgctccAGCCAATGGCGAAGCCGCCACCGCCCGCCGAcggccgcggcggggcggggccgg CTGGCTTCCAGTCCCCGCGGCGGTGCCAGAGCCACGATGTGTGCAGTGACGGGGAAGTGCGTTCGCGGATGGCGGGAGAGCGTCACGGGCTGCCCTCCGTGCCCGCCTCGGTGCGGTGCCAGCGCCGCTGTGCCGCGCCCATGGACTCGGGGAGGAATCCAAACGGGGGAACATGCCCCCAGTCCTATCCCTGGCGGCTGGCAAGCCCCGCGTGA
- the RASSF7 gene encoding ras association domain-containing protein 7 isoform X1, producing MELKVWVDGIQRVVCGVSEQTTCQEVVIALARAIGQTGRYVLVQKLREKERQLLPLECPLESLAKCGQYANDVQFILRRTGPSMAERPSSEGAPQAPERTFIRASLPIKPRLTSIDGPRSREPKKSMTFSLGPTGSSDLFTMGRWRHQTRDGLDLEGGGIVQPSKEELFRRVLQQQEQLHSLEAHGDTLEMDLRLWERSRLAGQENEILYLEQVVRRNETELGEEEFWQSELRLEKECERERQERVRSLRASLEEYTQRIYELSVRTEALQEEIQWEMAERAKRGKEISMPSPIELEDMATKMKRDLEAKVKQGTQLESNLASVERALEEAEKNLQAQTQELEELNKELRQCNLQQFIQQTGATVTVLQARSEEDAQPEPSPCELPAYRRNGGFSPTAGTDLPPQVSTKQLLGHPRTLPEPLVSSLNPEVVSTRQSIWR from the exons ATGGAGCTGAAGGTCTGGGTGGATGGGATCCAGAGGGTCGTGTGTGGAGTCTCAGAGCAAACCACCTGCCAAGAAGTGGTCATCGCCCTGGCACGGGCAATAG GTCAGACGGGCCGCTACGTGCTGGTGCAGAAGCTGCGGGAGAAGGAGCGGCAGCTGCTGCCGCTGGAGTGTCCCTTGGAGTCGCTGGCCAAGTGTGGGCAGTATGCCAACGACGTGCAGTTCATCCTGCGGCGGACAGGCCCCAGCATGGCCGAGCGGCCCTCCTCGGAGGGCGCTCCCCAGGCTCCCGAGAGGACGTTCATCCGGGCCAGCTTGCCCATCAAGCCCAGGCTCACCAGCATAGACGGACCCCGTTCTAGGGAGCCCAAAAAATCCATGACCTTCAGCCTGGGTCCTACAGGCTCCAGCGACCTGTTCACCATGGGCCGATGGAGGCACCAAACCCGGGATGGGCTAGACTTGGAGGGTGGTGGTATTGTCCAGCCCTCCAAGGAGGAGCTTTTTAGGagagtgctgcagcagcaggagcagctgcattCCTTGGAGGCCCATGGAGACACCCTAGAAATGGACCTACGGCTCTGGGAGCGCAGCCGGCTTGCTGGCCAGGAGAATGAGATCCTCTATCTGGAGCAAGTGGTGCGGAGGAATGAGACGGAGCTGGGTGAGGAGGAGTTTTGGCAGAGTGAGCTCCGACTGGAAAAGGAGTGCGAGCGGGAGCGACAGGAGCGGGTTAGGAGCCTGCGGGCCAGCCTGGAGGAGTACACCCAGAGGATCTATGAGCTGAGTGTCCGGACTGAAGCCCTGCAGGAGGAGATCCAGTGGGAGATGGCTGAGAGGGCCAAGAGGGGGAAGGAGATCTCTATGCCCAGCCCCATAGAGCTGGAGGACATGGCCACCAAAATGAAAAGGGACTTGGAGGCCAAGGTCAAGCAAGGCACCCAGCTGGAGAGCAACCTGGCCAGCGTGGAGAGGGCCCTGGAAGAAGCTGAAAAGAACCTGCAG GCCCAGACCCAAGAGCTGGAGGAGTTAAATAAGGAGCTGAGGCAGTGTAATTTGCAGCAGTTTATTCAGCAGACGGGGGCCACGGTGACCGTCCTGCAGGCCAGGTCCGAGGAGGACGCCCAGCCGGAGCCGAGCCCGTGCGAGCTGCCAGCCTACCGACGAAACGGAG GTTTTTCTCCCACCGCTGGTACAGACTTGCCTCCCCAGGTCAGCACCAAGCAGCTCCTCGGCCATCCCAGGaccctgccagagcccctggTGTCCAGCCTGAACCCCGAGG TTGTATCAACCAGGCAGAGCATCTGGAGGTAG
- the RASSF7 gene encoding ras association domain-containing protein 7 isoform X2 — MELKVWVDGIQRVVCGVSEQTTCQEVVIALARAIGQTGRYVLVQKLREKERQLLPLECPLESLAKCGQYANDVQFILRRTGPSMAERPSSEGAPQAPERTFIRASLPIKPRLTSIDGPRSREPKKSMTFSLGPTGSSDLFTMGRWRHQTRDGLDLEGGGIVQPSKEELFRRVLQQQEQLHSLEAHGDTLEMDLRLWERSRLAGQENEILYLEQVVRRNETELGEEEFWQSELRLEKECERERQERVRSLRASLEEYTQRIYELSVRTEALQEEIQWEMAERAKRGKEISMPSPIELEDMATKMKRDLEAKVKQGTQLESNLASVERALEEAEKNLQVFLPPLVQTCLPRSAPSSSSAIPGPCQSPWCPA; from the exons ATGGAGCTGAAGGTCTGGGTGGATGGGATCCAGAGGGTCGTGTGTGGAGTCTCAGAGCAAACCACCTGCCAAGAAGTGGTCATCGCCCTGGCACGGGCAATAG GTCAGACGGGCCGCTACGTGCTGGTGCAGAAGCTGCGGGAGAAGGAGCGGCAGCTGCTGCCGCTGGAGTGTCCCTTGGAGTCGCTGGCCAAGTGTGGGCAGTATGCCAACGACGTGCAGTTCATCCTGCGGCGGACAGGCCCCAGCATGGCCGAGCGGCCCTCCTCGGAGGGCGCTCCCCAGGCTCCCGAGAGGACGTTCATCCGGGCCAGCTTGCCCATCAAGCCCAGGCTCACCAGCATAGACGGACCCCGTTCTAGGGAGCCCAAAAAATCCATGACCTTCAGCCTGGGTCCTACAGGCTCCAGCGACCTGTTCACCATGGGCCGATGGAGGCACCAAACCCGGGATGGGCTAGACTTGGAGGGTGGTGGTATTGTCCAGCCCTCCAAGGAGGAGCTTTTTAGGagagtgctgcagcagcaggagcagctgcattCCTTGGAGGCCCATGGAGACACCCTAGAAATGGACCTACGGCTCTGGGAGCGCAGCCGGCTTGCTGGCCAGGAGAATGAGATCCTCTATCTGGAGCAAGTGGTGCGGAGGAATGAGACGGAGCTGGGTGAGGAGGAGTTTTGGCAGAGTGAGCTCCGACTGGAAAAGGAGTGCGAGCGGGAGCGACAGGAGCGGGTTAGGAGCCTGCGGGCCAGCCTGGAGGAGTACACCCAGAGGATCTATGAGCTGAGTGTCCGGACTGAAGCCCTGCAGGAGGAGATCCAGTGGGAGATGGCTGAGAGGGCCAAGAGGGGGAAGGAGATCTCTATGCCCAGCCCCATAGAGCTGGAGGACATGGCCACCAAAATGAAAAGGGACTTGGAGGCCAAGGTCAAGCAAGGCACCCAGCTGGAGAGCAACCTGGCCAGCGTGGAGAGGGCCCTGGAAGAAGCTGAAAAGAACCTGCAG GTTTTTCTCCCACCGCTGGTACAGACTTGCCTCCCCAGGTCAGCACCAAGCAGCTCCTCGGCCATCCCAGGaccctgccagagcccctggTGTCCAGCCTGA